The following are encoded together in the bacterium genome:
- a CDS encoding VOC family protein: protein MAGVHHVFLSVKDIERSRTFYARLMPALGYGGRWDMETGTGWLSPGGSFWIKQAAARYAGDTFSKDRVGLCEVAFRADDRAHVDTVARDVVAFGGTILDPPREYPEYVPGYYAVFFADPDGIKLELVHLPG from the coding sequence ATGGCGGGCGTCCACCACGTCTTCCTCAGCGTCAAGGACATCGAGCGCTCGCGTACGTTCTACGCCCGCCTCATGCCGGCCCTCGGTTACGGCGGCCGCTGGGACATGGAGACCGGCACCGGCTGGCTGAGCCCCGGCGGCAGCTTCTGGATCAAGCAGGCCGCCGCCCGCTACGCCGGCGACACCTTCTCGAAGGATCGCGTCGGCCTCTGCGAGGTCGCGTTCCGCGCCGACGACCGCGCGCACGTCGACACCGTGGCCCGCGACGTCGTCGCCTTCGGCGGCACGATCCTCGATCCGCCGCGCGAGTACCCCGAGTACGTGCCGGGATACTATGCGGTGTTCTTCGCGGATCCGGACGGCATCAAGCTCGAGCTGGTGCACCTGCCGGGCTGA
- a CDS encoding metallophosphoesterase, with protein sequence MPSPVRPVRSRSGARLGGWPGAALLVLLSACGSTPPPGWLLVTAVTMHEAVVTGSGRAPRAVSCTGPDGASARAAITEPTGRVWRARVGGLTPATRYRCKVTRKQSSSRLVRFRTAPGADDTVTFAVVGDTGDDSPEATVLAWQLARNPPDFVLHVGDLAYPHATAAALQQRFFRIYRALLTRTVFYATPGNHDLSTASAFRPIFAQETLPRSPHDAQYAFDWGPLHLVAISSREVGPDADAERQWIAADLAQARERPWRIAFLHDPVYSPGSKYTVRGLRRTLVPILEAGRVDLLITGHEHLYARADASCVHDPAARMLQIVTGGGSADLDHADPGPAFPVVVSRTQYLRVRATPRTLDVKAIDLAGRIVDRFRLHRDRSGPCRRDGWPPSRVPRQ encoded by the coding sequence GTGCCGTCGCCCGTCCGTCCCGTCCGATCGCGCTCCGGTGCGCGCCTGGGCGGGTGGCCCGGCGCGGCGCTCCTCGTGCTGCTGTCGGCGTGCGGGAGCACGCCGCCTCCCGGGTGGCTCCTCGTGACCGCGGTGACGATGCACGAGGCCGTCGTCACGGGCTCGGGCCGCGCGCCGCGCGCCGTGTCGTGCACCGGCCCGGACGGCGCGAGCGCGCGAGCCGCGATCACCGAGCCGACCGGCCGCGTATGGCGGGCGCGCGTGGGGGGCCTCACGCCCGCCACGCGCTATCGCTGCAAGGTCACGCGCAAGCAATCCTCGTCGCGCCTCGTCCGCTTCCGCACCGCGCCCGGCGCCGACGACACCGTCACCTTCGCCGTCGTCGGCGACACCGGCGACGACAGTCCCGAGGCGACGGTGCTCGCCTGGCAGCTGGCGCGAAACCCGCCCGACTTCGTCCTCCACGTCGGCGACCTCGCCTACCCGCACGCGACCGCTGCCGCCCTCCAGCAGCGCTTCTTCCGCATCTACCGCGCGCTCCTCACCCGCACCGTGTTCTACGCCACCCCCGGCAACCACGACTTGTCCACCGCCAGCGCCTTCCGTCCGATCTTCGCGCAGGAGACGCTGCCGCGGAGCCCGCACGACGCCCAGTACGCGTTCGACTGGGGCCCGCTCCACCTGGTGGCGATCTCGTCGCGCGAGGTGGGACCCGACGCAGACGCCGAGCGCCAGTGGATTGCCGCCGACCTCGCGCAGGCGCGCGAACGCCCCTGGCGGATCGCCTTCCTCCACGACCCCGTCTACTCGCCGGGGAGCAAGTACACGGTACGCGGCCTGCGCCGGACGCTCGTCCCGATCCTCGAGGCCGGCCGCGTCGACCTGCTCATCACCGGCCACGAGCACCTCTACGCGCGCGCCGACGCCTCGTGCGTCCACGACCCCGCCGCACGAATGCTCCAGATCGTCACCGGCGGCGGCAGCGCCGATCTGGACCACGCGGATCCTGGTCCGGCGTTCCCGGTCGTCGTCAGCCGCACGCAGTACCTGCGCGTGCGCGCCACGCCGCGCACGCTCGACGTGAAGGCGATCGACCTGGCCGGCCGCATCGTCGACCGCTTCCGGCTGCACCGTGACCGCTCCGGCCCCTGCCGACGCGACGGCTGGCCCCCGTCGCGGGTACCACGGCAGTAG
- a CDS encoding GMC family oxidoreductase has protein sequence MTPDVLVIGSGFGGAVIAARLAQRGLRVLVLERGPWWGPAGRAHDARERREFPRGLGGWASALRSVRWTRGVRAREWLLSRRGLYEVHAFRHLDVVTSSGVGGGSLIYTNVLEAPDDAFWGAFPPEIDAAEMRGHVDRVRAMLRPTPLPASQLPEKNRAFASATVAAGLGAPRYPELGVVFGRDPDAPETVVNAAGVAQSTCTHCGCCIIGCETRAKTTLDLTYVEVALRHGAELRPLCEVRALDRTADGWRVRYHDHRSGQDLNVTAPRLVLAAGSLNTIRLLFRARDHHRTLPGVPAALGRGFSPNGDLLALGTGASMLADASRGPALNAFVPITGEAGQRYIVGEVGTPLAGLPIPGPLRRRLARTVGLLAMGRDASRGRLEFDGRGLRTDMGRSVDPALFAEIEDRLAEVARHYGPRWLFTNPPNGRGAPRIATVHPLGGAAMATSAETGVVDHRGQVFGHPGLYVADGSVYPRAPGIPPSLTIAALAERIAVMME, from the coding sequence ATGACGCCCGACGTCCTCGTCATCGGCTCCGGCTTCGGCGGAGCCGTCATCGCGGCGCGCCTCGCCCAGCGCGGGCTGCGCGTCCTCGTTCTCGAGCGTGGTCCGTGGTGGGGTCCCGCGGGCCGCGCGCACGACGCCCGGGAGCGGCGCGAGTTCCCGCGCGGCCTCGGCGGCTGGGCGAGCGCGCTGCGTAGCGTGCGCTGGACGCGCGGGGTGCGGGCGCGCGAGTGGCTGCTGTCGCGCCGCGGCCTCTACGAGGTGCACGCCTTCCGTCACCTCGACGTCGTGACGAGCAGCGGTGTTGGCGGCGGCTCGCTGATCTACACGAACGTCCTCGAGGCGCCCGACGACGCCTTCTGGGGCGCGTTCCCGCCCGAGATCGACGCCGCCGAGATGCGCGGGCACGTCGATCGCGTGCGGGCCATGCTGCGGCCGACGCCGCTGCCGGCGTCGCAGCTGCCCGAGAAGAACCGGGCATTCGCGAGCGCGACCGTCGCCGCCGGCCTGGGGGCGCCGCGCTATCCCGAGCTGGGCGTGGTCTTCGGCCGCGACCCGGACGCACCCGAGACGGTCGTGAACGCCGCCGGCGTCGCGCAATCGACCTGCACGCACTGCGGCTGCTGCATCATCGGCTGCGAGACGCGCGCGAAGACCACGCTCGACCTGACCTACGTCGAGGTCGCGCTGCGCCACGGCGCCGAGCTGCGACCCCTGTGCGAGGTCCGCGCGCTCGATCGCACCGCCGACGGCTGGCGCGTGCGCTACCACGATCATCGCAGCGGCCAGGACCTGAACGTCACGGCGCCGCGTCTCGTCCTCGCGGCCGGGTCGCTCAACACGATCCGCCTGCTCTTCCGTGCCCGCGATCATCACCGGACGTTGCCGGGCGTCCCGGCCGCGCTCGGCCGCGGCTTCTCGCCCAACGGCGACCTGCTCGCGCTCGGCACGGGCGCGTCGATGCTCGCCGACGCCAGCCGCGGTCCGGCGCTGAACGCCTTCGTCCCGATCACGGGCGAGGCGGGGCAGCGATACATCGTCGGCGAGGTCGGCACGCCGCTCGCGGGCCTGCCCATCCCGGGCCCGCTTCGCCGGCGTCTGGCGCGCACCGTCGGGCTCCTCGCCATGGGCCGCGACGCGTCGCGCGGCAGGCTCGAGTTCGACGGCCGCGGGCTGCGCACCGACATGGGCCGCTCGGTCGATCCGGCGCTGTTCGCCGAGATCGAGGACCGGCTGGCCGAGGTGGCGCGCCACTACGGCCCGCGCTGGCTCTTCACCAACCCTCCCAACGGCCGCGGTGCGCCGCGCATCGCCACCGTGCACCCGCTCGGCGGCGCCGCGATGGCGACGTCGGCGGAGACGGGCGTCGTCGACCATCGTGGTCAGGTCTTCGGACACCCCGGCCTCTACGTCGCCGACGGATCGGTCTACCCGCGGGCGCCCGGCATTCCGCCTTCGCTGACCATCGCCGCACTGGCCGAACGCATCGCCGTCATGATGGAGTGA
- a CDS encoding methyltransferase domain-containing protein: MEALDFERLKGFAKHVFDAFGGAMTSVMIHLGDRLGLYRALADGEPVTSAELAARAGLDERWVREWLHQQGAAGVLDRRGDDRFALSPEGVAVLADEQSPAFGGGFFGNLPEMLSVVDRLPEAFRTGRGLPYDAFGPGGARGIERNFASWFRTMLVPLVLPGIEGLVPRLEAGCAAGDVGCGGGVALVEMAKAFPRSTFHGWDISEFALARAAENAREAGVTNVHWHDARHDPLPADGSLAFVTTFDCLHDMTDPAGMTRRLRAALAPDGVWLVAEIRALPTYEQNVAKNPMAPMMYGVSVLSCMSSALSEPGGAGLGTLGLPEPLLREMATAAGFARVDPLELGHPVNAFYVIRP, from the coding sequence ATGGAGGCGCTCGACTTCGAGCGGCTGAAGGGCTTCGCGAAGCACGTCTTCGACGCCTTCGGCGGCGCCATGACGTCGGTCATGATCCACCTCGGCGATCGCCTCGGCCTCTATCGCGCGCTCGCCGACGGCGAGCCGGTTACGAGCGCCGAGCTCGCGGCGCGTGCCGGGCTCGACGAGCGCTGGGTGCGCGAGTGGCTGCACCAGCAGGGCGCGGCGGGCGTCCTCGACCGCCGTGGCGACGACCGCTTCGCGCTCTCGCCGGAGGGCGTCGCAGTGCTGGCCGACGAGCAGTCGCCCGCGTTCGGCGGCGGCTTCTTCGGGAACCTCCCGGAGATGCTCTCGGTGGTGGACCGTCTGCCCGAGGCCTTCCGCACCGGCCGCGGCCTGCCCTACGACGCCTTCGGACCCGGCGGCGCGCGCGGTATCGAGCGCAACTTCGCGTCCTGGTTCCGCACCATGCTCGTGCCGCTGGTGCTGCCGGGCATCGAGGGCCTCGTCCCGCGGCTCGAGGCCGGGTGCGCGGCCGGCGACGTCGGCTGCGGCGGCGGCGTCGCGCTCGTCGAAATGGCGAAGGCCTTCCCGCGCTCGACCTTCCACGGCTGGGACATCTCCGAGTTCGCGCTCGCGCGCGCGGCGGAGAACGCCCGCGAGGCCGGCGTCACGAACGTGCACTGGCACGACGCGCGGCACGATCCGCTGCCGGCCGACGGCAGCCTCGCCTTCGTGACCACGTTCGACTGCCTGCACGACATGACCGATCCCGCGGGCATGACGCGGCGCCTCCGGGCCGCGCTGGCGCCGGACGGCGTCTGGCTCGTGGCCGAGATCCGAGCGCTGCCGACGTACGAGCAGAACGTCGCGAAGAACCCGATGGCGCCGATGATGTACGGCGTCTCGGTGCTGTCGTGCATGTCGTCGGCGCTCTCGGAGCCGGGCGGCGCCGGCCTCGGTACGCTCGGGCTGCCGGAGCCGCTCCTGCGCGAGATGGCGACGGCGGCGGGCTTCGCGCGCGTCGACCCGCTCGAGCTCGGCCATCCGGTGAACGCGTTCTATGTGATCCGGCCGTAG
- a CDS encoding MaoC family dehydratase N-terminal domain-containing protein → MALDFDRSLLGREFDRSEHEPVQAATLIAFARSLGASDPCYVEDGPDLVAHPTWVVTYRGHKMFPDDMPAFFRGQMSFDAGKDVDLGAPIRPGDRITIVSTIHDVYEKTGRSGGMVFVVLRLTLTNQRGDLVAHVDNRFLYKV, encoded by the coding sequence ATGGCGCTGGACTTCGACCGTTCCCTGCTCGGCCGCGAGTTCGACCGCTCCGAGCACGAGCCCGTGCAGGCGGCGACGCTGATCGCCTTCGCCCGCTCCCTCGGGGCGTCCGACCCCTGCTACGTCGAGGACGGGCCCGACCTCGTCGCCCACCCCACCTGGGTCGTCACGTACCGCGGCCACAAGATGTTCCCCGACGACATGCCCGCCTTCTTCCGCGGGCAGATGAGCTTCGACGCGGGGAAGGACGTCGACCTCGGCGCGCCCATCCGCCCCGGCGACCGCATCACGATCGTCTCCACGATCCACGACGTCTACGAGAAGACCGGGCGCAGCGGCGGCATGGTCTTCGTGGTCCTGCGGCTCACGCTGACGAACCAGCGCGGCGATCTCGTCGCGCACGTGGACAACCGCTTCCTCTACAAGGTGTGA
- a CDS encoding 1-acyl-sn-glycerol-3-phosphate acyltransferase, with amino-acid sequence MRGMASSISLDVGRPDGRSGVDTFGLDLAFRERVTPVFKFLHDRYWRIEVSGARNLPSDGPVLLISNHSGAVPFDGAMIVTAADIHCGRPLRFLYDRFVAKVAPVDAFYRKVGGAIADRDNARRLLEAGEAVLLFPEGVAGVAKPFSERYRLRPFSPGFARLALSLDVPVVPVAVVGAEEIYPLVGRAEGIGRLMGMPYVPITPFFPILGLLGAVPLPTKWFIRFGKPLRLGPVEEEGRVLRARIEAVALRRRLQAMVTRLKQRRKSVFFG; translated from the coding sequence GTGCGCGGGATGGCATCGTCGATCTCGCTCGACGTCGGCCGACCCGACGGCAGGTCGGGTGTGGATACGTTCGGCCTCGACCTCGCGTTCCGCGAGCGCGTCACGCCGGTGTTCAAGTTCCTCCACGATCGCTACTGGCGCATCGAGGTCAGCGGGGCCCGAAATCTCCCCAGCGACGGCCCCGTTCTCCTCATCTCGAACCACTCCGGTGCCGTGCCGTTCGACGGCGCGATGATCGTCACGGCGGCGGACATCCACTGCGGGCGTCCGCTGCGCTTCCTCTACGACCGCTTCGTCGCGAAGGTCGCACCCGTCGACGCGTTCTACCGCAAGGTCGGCGGCGCGATCGCCGATCGCGACAACGCGCGACGGCTCCTCGAGGCGGGCGAAGCGGTGCTGCTGTTCCCCGAGGGCGTCGCCGGCGTGGCGAAGCCGTTCAGCGAGCGCTATCGCTTGCGGCCGTTCAGCCCGGGGTTCGCGCGGCTCGCGTTGTCGCTCGACGTGCCCGTCGTACCGGTCGCGGTCGTCGGCGCCGAAGAGATCTATCCGCTCGTCGGACGCGCCGAAGGCATCGGGCGGCTGATGGGCATGCCGTACGTACCCATCACGCCCTTCTTCCCCATCCTCGGCCTGCTCGGCGCGGTGCCGTTGCCGACGAAGTGGTTCATCCGCTTCGGCAAGCCGCTGCGGCTCGGTCCGGTCGAGGAGGAGGGTCGGGTGCTGCGGGCACGTATCGAAGCCGTCGCGTTGCGCCGCCGTCTCCAGGCCATGGTGACGCGGCTCAAGCAGCGACGTAAGTCGGTGTTCTTCGGATGA
- a CDS encoding FAD-binding protein, producing the protein MTEAGRDTTDLVVVGGSVGGMVAAILAADRGCRVVLVERQKELGGGGGAGESLAAPGSRFQAAAGIDDGPSCLVSDLESVSAHHADTSLAAALAGEAAPLLAWLADRCGLAVTLAPGTPPGHTAPRLHALGAQGGADLVAALVRVVTRHHRLRVRLGAEVLDLERGDDGSVRGVVLKPERRGAPALHGRVLLACGGFAADDAAIAAHCPAVAALPYLGPDGARGDGLRLARAAGAATRGLDACEIAPFLSLPGRLTVPPALAACGAILVDQSGRRFVAETAEPLALAQRIHALPGHVAYLVFDDRVAAAVSASDPFFEHVVMPRTARRGGSVGDLAKQFELDATHLALTLENYDANVELGGDPFGRERTDALEPPLHAIRVTPGRRRTLGGVVVDGRGRALREDGTAVPGLWAVGGVTAALAEEPALPGLEALQALALGRLAALDVVAAADAE; encoded by the coding sequence ATGACCGAGGCTGGACGGGACACGACCGACCTCGTGGTCGTCGGAGGCAGCGTCGGTGGCATGGTCGCCGCCATCCTCGCCGCGGACCGCGGCTGCCGCGTCGTGCTGGTCGAGCGCCAGAAGGAGCTGGGCGGCGGCGGCGGCGCCGGCGAATCGCTGGCCGCGCCCGGGAGCCGTTTCCAGGCGGCCGCCGGCATCGACGACGGCCCGTCGTGTCTGGTGTCCGATCTGGAGTCGGTGTCGGCCCATCATGCCGACACGAGCCTCGCGGCCGCCCTGGCGGGCGAAGCCGCGCCCCTGCTCGCCTGGCTCGCCGATCGCTGTGGGCTCGCGGTCACGCTGGCGCCGGGAACGCCGCCCGGCCACACGGCTCCGCGTCTGCACGCGCTGGGCGCGCAGGGAGGGGCCGACCTGGTCGCCGCGCTGGTGCGCGTCGTCACGCGCCATCATCGTCTCCGCGTGCGGCTGGGAGCCGAGGTGCTCGACCTGGAGCGCGGCGACGACGGGAGCGTGCGCGGCGTCGTCCTGAAGCCCGAGCGTCGCGGCGCTCCCGCCCTCCACGGACGCGTGCTCCTCGCCTGCGGCGGGTTCGCCGCCGACGATGCGGCCATCGCCGCCCACTGCCCCGCGGTCGCCGCGCTACCGTACCTCGGACCCGACGGCGCCCGCGGCGACGGCCTCCGTCTCGCACGTGCCGCCGGCGCCGCGACGCGCGGTCTCGACGCCTGCGAGATCGCGCCCTTCCTCTCGCTGCCCGGTCGCCTCACCGTGCCGCCGGCGCTCGCCGCCTGCGGCGCCATCCTGGTCGATCAGAGCGGACGCCGCTTCGTCGCCGAGACCGCCGAGCCGCTGGCGCTCGCGCAGCGGATCCACGCGCTGCCCGGCCACGTCGCCTACCTCGTCTTCGACGACCGCGTGGCCGCCGCCGTATCGGCGAGCGATCCGTTCTTCGAGCACGTGGTGATGCCGCGCACCGCGCGACGCGGCGGCTCCGTCGGCGATCTCGCGAAGCAGTTCGAGCTCGACGCCACCCACCTGGCGCTGACGCTCGAGAACTACGACGCCAACGTCGAGCTGGGCGGCGATCCCTTCGGCCGCGAGCGTACCGACGCGCTGGAGCCGCCGCTGCACGCGATCCGCGTCACCCCGGGCCGGCGGCGGACGCTCGGCGGCGTCGTGGTCGACGGACGCGGCCGCGCGCTGCGCGAGGACGGCACCGCGGTCCCCGGCCTGTGGGCCGTCGGCGGCGTCACGGCTGCGCTCGCCGAGGAACCGGCGCTTCCCGGTCTCGAGGCGCTCCAAGCCCTCGCCCTGGGACGTCTCGCCGCACTCGACGTCGTCGCGGCGGCGGACGCCGAGTGA
- a CDS encoding flippase-like domain-containing protein: MSRVRTVADWTLRIGVSAGVIAYILYDVDRTDLLEALSAVDASALVLPTLVYLAGQTVSAYRWSLLGRSVGLDAPYRDYVRYYYIGMFLNVFGLSTIGGDLARGLYLGGGRRPVLALNSVIFDRLSGLAILMALGAAALIAFPGYDFPWLLSAACIAGGLVLVAVWWTCPRLVRVLPVHNRLRRQVEDDLAPFWRDSGLLLRVTAVSLVFHLLQVFVQWLLARAAGTELPFAYCLVIHPILSLMMALPVSIGGFGVREGGYLYFLTHVHVEDSIAVTMGLLWFAVTALGGLVGSAVFLASGAELPRLRTAEREVPEPVA, encoded by the coding sequence GTGTCACGTGTGAGAACGGTCGCCGACTGGACGCTGCGAATCGGCGTCAGCGCAGGCGTAATCGCCTACATCCTCTACGACGTCGATCGCACCGACCTCCTCGAGGCCCTGAGCGCCGTCGATGCCAGCGCCCTCGTCCTGCCGACGCTCGTCTACCTGGCCGGGCAGACGGTCAGCGCCTATCGGTGGTCGCTGCTGGGACGCTCGGTCGGACTCGACGCGCCGTACCGTGACTACGTCCGCTACTACTACATCGGCATGTTCCTGAACGTCTTCGGTCTCAGCACGATCGGAGGTGACCTCGCCCGCGGGCTCTATCTCGGCGGCGGCCGGCGTCCGGTGCTGGCGCTGAACTCCGTCATCTTCGATCGCTTGAGCGGCCTCGCCATCCTGATGGCCCTCGGCGCGGCGGCGCTGATCGCATTTCCCGGCTACGACTTCCCCTGGCTGCTGAGCGCTGCCTGCATTGCCGGAGGGCTGGTGCTCGTCGCGGTGTGGTGGACGTGCCCGCGCCTCGTGCGCGTGCTGCCGGTGCACAACCGACTCCGCCGGCAGGTCGAAGACGACCTCGCCCCCTTCTGGCGCGACTCGGGGCTCCTCCTGCGCGTGACGGCCGTGTCGCTGGTCTTCCATCTGCTCCAGGTGTTCGTGCAGTGGCTGCTCGCGCGGGCGGCGGGGACGGAGCTGCCGTTCGCCTACTGCCTCGTGATCCACCCGATCCTGAGCCTCATGATGGCGCTGCCGGTGAGCATCGGCGGGTTCGGCGTGCGCGAGGGCGGCTACCTCTACTTCCTCACGCACGTCCACGTGGAGGACTCGATCGCGGTGACGATGGGACTCCTGTGGTTCGCGGTGACCGCGCTCGGCGGGCTCGTGGGCAGCGCGGTGTTCCTCGCCTCGGGCGCCGAGCTGCCGCGGCTGCGCACGGCCGAGCGCGAGGTGCCCGAGCCCGTGGCGTAG
- a CDS encoding 2-dehydropantoate 2-reductase gives MAGTERPSPVLVAGAGALGSVLGGLLAARGWPVTLLGRREHLDAVRRHGLAIDGLYGTHHVGDLECVTEASALRGPFPTIFLTVKSWDTEATVAAVAPLLAPIGMLVVLQNGLGNLERASARVGASRVIGGRVIFGAEVTAPGHVRVTVHAAPTLLGSPESGDGTCQAAARRWAAILDAAGVPAAATDAIATELWAKVLYNAALNPLGALLGVPYGHLARDPDARAIMDAVIAETFAVAQAEGVALPWPDAAGYRELFYAKLVPSTAAHRSSMLQDLERGRPTEIDAINGHVTTRGAAHGIPTPVNATLAGTIRARVRRGREGDAAWSR, from the coding sequence ATGGCGGGGACGGAGCGTCCGTCGCCCGTGCTGGTCGCCGGCGCGGGCGCGCTCGGGTCGGTGCTCGGCGGTCTGCTCGCCGCCCGGGGATGGCCGGTGACGCTCCTCGGCCGGCGCGAGCATCTGGACGCGGTCCGCCGGCACGGGCTCGCGATCGACGGCCTCTACGGCACCCATCACGTGGGCGACCTCGAGTGCGTCACCGAGGCGTCGGCGCTGCGCGGGCCGTTCCCGACGATCTTCCTCACGGTGAAGAGCTGGGACACGGAGGCCACGGTGGCGGCGGTCGCTCCGCTGCTCGCGCCCATCGGGATGCTCGTCGTGCTCCAGAACGGGCTCGGGAACCTCGAGCGCGCGTCGGCGCGCGTCGGCGCGTCGCGGGTGATCGGCGGGCGCGTGATCTTCGGCGCCGAGGTCACCGCGCCGGGGCACGTGCGCGTCACCGTGCATGCCGCCCCGACGTTGCTGGGCAGCCCCGAGTCCGGCGACGGCACGTGCCAGGCGGCCGCGCGACGCTGGGCCGCGATCCTCGATGCGGCCGGCGTCCCCGCGGCGGCCACCGACGCGATCGCCACCGAGCTGTGGGCGAAGGTCCTCTACAACGCCGCGCTGAATCCGCTCGGCGCGCTGCTGGGCGTCCCATACGGACACCTCGCCCGGGACCCGGACGCCCGCGCCATCATGGACGCCGTCATCGCCGAGACCTTCGCGGTCGCGCAGGCCGAGGGCGTCGCCCTGCCGTGGCCCGACGCGGCCGGGTATCGCGAGCTGTTCTACGCGAAGCTCGTGCCGTCGACCGCGGCGCACCGGTCGTCGATGCTCCAGGACCTCGAGCGCGGGCGGCCGACGGAGATCGACGCCATCAACGGTCACGTCACGACCCGCGGCGCGGCGCACGGCATTCCGACGCCCGTCAACGCCACGCTCGCGGGCACGATCCGCGCCCGCGTCCGACGCGGGCGCGAAGGAGACGCTGCATGGAGCCGCTGA
- a CDS encoding M67 family metallopeptidase yields MEPLSIDRATLDAILAHARETHPEECCGAIVARDGADVVHRFTNIQSRLHAEDAVNNPRDGTRGYTPEPKELLAVLHAGEEPGARLAVFYHSHPITGSYFSGEDRARAMFGDEPAYPDVAYLVVSDARIEGEARAFHWDDASLDFVEREVHVREPAAAGPDLAREAAVAASPVRKAATPPDGPASPPAVAKPRAKPRTKKAASPTAAAKKAAGGSMRTRSRPLPTTKAARGKAAKKAARKLAKKASPKVARSTAKRVVATASRGAAKKKVAARKSAPAKAVARKAVSQSAAKKRPPAKKTAAARARVKKK; encoded by the coding sequence ATGGAGCCGCTGAGCATCGATCGCGCGACGCTCGACGCCATCCTGGCGCACGCGCGCGAGACCCATCCGGAAGAGTGCTGCGGCGCGATCGTCGCGCGCGACGGGGCCGACGTGGTCCACCGGTTCACTAACATCCAGAGCCGTCTCCATGCCGAGGATGCGGTGAACAACCCGCGCGACGGCACGCGCGGCTACACCCCGGAGCCGAAGGAGCTGCTCGCGGTGCTCCATGCCGGCGAGGAGCCGGGGGCGCGGCTCGCCGTATTCTATCACTCGCATCCGATCACCGGCTCGTACTTCTCGGGCGAGGACCGCGCGCGCGCCATGTTCGGCGACGAGCCCGCCTATCCCGACGTCGCCTACCTCGTGGTCTCCGACGCGCGGATCGAGGGCGAGGCGCGTGCGTTCCACTGGGACGACGCCAGCCTGGACTTCGTCGAGCGCGAGGTGCACGTGCGCGAGCCCGCTGCGGCCGGGCCCGACCTCGCGCGCGAGGCGGCCGTGGCGGCGTCGCCGGTCCGCAAGGCGGCGACGCCGCCGGACGGCCCGGCGTCCCCACCGGCCGTCGCGAAGCCGCGCGCGAAACCGCGTACGAAGAAGGCCGCCAGCCCCACGGCGGCCGCGAAGAAGGCCGCCGGCGGCTCGATGCGGACACGCTCGCGCCCGCTGCCCACGACGAAGGCCGCCCGCGGGAAGGCGGCCAAAAAGGCGGCCAGGAAGCTGGCCAAGAAGGCGTCCCCGAAGGTGGCCAGGAGCACGGCCAAGCGGGTGGTGGCGACGGCGAGCAGGGGCGCGGCGAAGAAGAAGGTCGCTGCCCGCAAGAGCGCGCCCGCGAAGGCGGTTGCCCGCAAGGCGGTCTCCCAGAGCGCGGCGAAGAAGCGCCCGCCGGCGAAGAAGACGGCCGCCGCGCGCGCGCGGGTGAAGAAGAAGTAG